In Amycolatopsis coloradensis, one genomic interval encodes:
- a CDS encoding alpha/beta family hydrolase, producing MTKLEIDTAYGPARAELHCAEEGVAVLMLGHGAGGGIGAKDLVAVTRAAQAAGVHVALVEQPYRVAGRRAPAPATQLDTAWLTVADEISARFDDLPLVFGGRSSGARVACRTAATGQAVAVLCLAFPEHPPGKPEKSRQAELDAVEVPTLVVQGDRDPFGLPKAGPHHEIVVLEGDHNLSADLEGVSRAAAEWLERVLRPLT from the coding sequence ATGACGAAGCTGGAGATCGACACCGCCTATGGCCCCGCGCGGGCCGAGCTGCACTGTGCCGAGGAAGGCGTCGCGGTGCTGATGCTCGGCCACGGCGCGGGCGGGGGGATCGGCGCGAAGGACCTGGTCGCGGTCACCCGCGCGGCGCAGGCGGCCGGTGTCCACGTCGCGCTCGTCGAGCAGCCGTACCGGGTGGCGGGCCGCCGGGCGCCCGCTCCCGCCACCCAGCTCGACACCGCCTGGCTCACCGTGGCCGACGAGATCTCCGCGCGCTTCGACGATCTTCCGCTCGTGTTCGGCGGCCGGTCGTCCGGGGCCCGCGTCGCCTGCCGGACCGCCGCGACGGGGCAGGCGGTGGCGGTGCTCTGCCTGGCCTTCCCCGAGCATCCGCCGGGGAAGCCGGAGAAATCCCGGCAGGCCGAGCTGGACGCCGTCGAGGTCCCGACCTTGGTGGTGCAGGGTGACCGGGACCCGTTCGGCCTGCCCAAGGCGGGGCCGCATCACGAGATCGTGGTGCTCGAGGGCGACCACAACCTGAGTGCCGACCTCGAAGGCGTGTCACGGGCGGCTGCCGAGTGGCTGGAGCGTGTGCTGCGGCCGCTCACCTGA